The following coding sequences lie in one Polynucleobacter asymbioticus genomic window:
- a CDS encoding 2-hydroxyacid dehydrogenase has translation MIPVNSVLQVGQFPEVMQTAIDQRITPVRYPDLSASIPPGSFESILIRSNTQLPIQLLEKLPSVKMVATCGVGYDNLPLDYLKEKGIKASNTPGVLNDAVCELAIGMLFGLLRRIPQAHEFVKSTAWSKGLFTVTTTLAGKQVGIAGMGRIGQDLAKRLEPFKVKIAYTGPGRKEVPYEYYPDIQSLAKASDVLFLACPATPETEKMVGKAVLKALGPKGYLVNIARGSVVDEAALLVALQQKEIAGAALDVFENEPNPNPGFLNIDNVLLTPHIGSATSETRQLMTNLAIDNLEAFYNKKPLLTEVQN, from the coding sequence ATGATCCCAGTCAATTCAGTACTGCAGGTCGGACAATTTCCAGAAGTAATGCAAACGGCAATCGACCAGCGCATTACCCCGGTGCGCTATCCCGACCTTAGCGCCAGCATTCCGCCTGGTTCTTTCGAAAGTATTCTGATTCGCTCAAATACGCAGCTACCCATCCAATTGCTGGAGAAACTCCCTTCAGTCAAGATGGTGGCTACATGTGGTGTGGGCTATGACAACCTGCCCTTGGATTACCTCAAAGAAAAAGGTATCAAAGCAAGCAATACTCCAGGCGTTCTCAATGATGCGGTTTGCGAACTAGCCATTGGCATGCTGTTTGGTTTGTTGCGCCGCATACCGCAGGCACATGAGTTTGTTAAAAGCACAGCTTGGTCTAAGGGTTTATTCACGGTCACTACAACGCTGGCTGGCAAGCAAGTAGGCATTGCCGGAATGGGTCGTATTGGTCAAGACCTTGCTAAGCGTCTAGAGCCTTTCAAAGTCAAGATTGCCTATACCGGTCCTGGCCGAAAAGAAGTCCCCTATGAGTACTATCCCGACATTCAGTCTCTGGCCAAGGCTAGTGACGTCCTATTTCTGGCTTGTCCTGCAACTCCAGAAACAGAAAAAATGGTTGGCAAAGCCGTCTTGAAGGCCTTAGGACCGAAGGGCTACTTGGTTAATATTGCCCGCGGTAGCGTCGTGGATGAGGCCGCACTTTTGGTTGCACTGCAGCAAAAAGAGATCGCTGGAGCAGCACTCGATGTGTTCGAAAATGAACCAAATCCGAACCCTGGGTTCCTAAATATTGATAATGTCTTACTAACCCCGCATATTGGAAGCGCAACTTCTGAAACGCGACAATTAATGACGAACTTAGCAATAGATAATTTAGAAGCTTTCTATAATAAAAAACCACTTCTGACTGAAGTACAAAATTAA
- a CDS encoding dihydrodipicolinate synthase family protein yields the protein MTISLHPSTLPAVLSPVLTPFKEDGSPDAQKLLKQCKWLEANGVGQAIFGTNSEANSMSARQKMATLTTLVEGGLNPAHMMPGTGATSIDATVNMTRHALEHKCAGVLMLPPFYYKDITDDGLFAYFSEVIQKVGESGLQIYIYNIPPVTKINLSLSLLERLVKAYPKTVVGMKDSSGDWAYTESVIKLLAPSGFRVYAGSEVFLMRALRAGGVGCISATANVNPRAIAELAAHWRESDADQRQTALDQVRSVFAQYQMIAGMKTAVAHFSKDSEWLRVRPPLMQLSADQQAKLLSELQKINFSMPGL from the coding sequence ATGACCATTTCCCTACACCCTTCCACACTGCCTGCGGTGCTGTCGCCCGTATTGACTCCATTTAAAGAAGACGGCAGTCCTGATGCACAAAAATTACTAAAGCAATGCAAATGGCTTGAGGCGAATGGTGTCGGCCAAGCCATCTTTGGAACAAACTCCGAAGCCAACTCGATGTCTGCCCGTCAAAAGATGGCGACATTAACAACTTTGGTTGAGGGTGGCTTGAACCCAGCCCACATGATGCCTGGTACAGGTGCCACATCCATCGATGCCACAGTCAATATGACTCGCCATGCGCTTGAGCATAAGTGCGCTGGAGTATTGATGTTGCCGCCGTTCTATTACAAAGATATTACTGATGATGGCCTCTTCGCATATTTCTCTGAAGTGATTCAAAAAGTGGGTGAGTCTGGATTGCAAATTTATATCTACAACATTCCACCTGTTACCAAGATCAATCTGAGCCTTTCTTTGCTGGAGCGCCTAGTAAAAGCCTATCCAAAAACAGTTGTCGGCATGAAAGACAGTTCTGGTGATTGGGCGTATACAGAATCCGTCATCAAGCTCTTGGCACCGTCAGGTTTCCGCGTTTACGCAGGTAGCGAAGTATTTCTGATGCGCGCCTTGCGTGCCGGTGGCGTTGGCTGTATCTCCGCTACGGCTAACGTAAACCCTAGGGCTATCGCTGAATTGGCAGCCCATTGGAGGGAATCTGACGCAGATCAACGCCAGACCGCCTTAGATCAAGTACGCTCTGTATTTGCTCAATATCAGATGATTGCCGGTATGAAAACAGCAGTTGCACACTTCAGCAAAGACTCCGAGTGGTTGCGTGTTCGCCCACCACTCATGCAGTTGAGTGCAGACCAGCAAGCCAAATTACTGAGTGAATTGCAAAAAATTAATTTCAGCATGCCAGGCCTTTAA
- a CDS encoding TAXI family TRAP transporter solute-binding subunit has protein sequence MKLIKVIAVSLTMMFGAAQAQNISIATGGTGGVYYPMGGGLASVLSKHVPGMSATAEVTGGSVDNLKLVGTGKPYVGFSMADAAKDAKDGEDKFKGKPIDLRNLLILYPNQMHVVTVESTGIKTMKDLKGKRVSTGAPGSATEVMAFRLLEAAGLDKDKDVKRERLSVAESVNAVKDRKIDAFFWVGGLPTAAVTDLANSPGMKIVMVDSAAEVPAMNKKYGNLYFPAVITKQTYSGMEKDNNVAAVANLLVVNASMPDAEAYKIVKAVFDNQLELVRSHAEYRNIKLENQKANATPIAYHPGALKYFKEKGVKVN, from the coding sequence ATGAAGCTTATTAAAGTAATTGCTGTATCTCTCACGATGATGTTTGGTGCCGCACAAGCGCAAAACATCTCTATTGCAACCGGCGGCACGGGTGGCGTTTACTATCCAATGGGTGGAGGCCTAGCCTCAGTCTTATCGAAGCATGTACCAGGAATGTCAGCAACTGCTGAAGTGACAGGTGGCTCAGTTGATAATTTAAAACTTGTTGGTACTGGCAAACCTTACGTTGGCTTCTCTATGGCAGATGCTGCCAAAGATGCAAAAGATGGTGAAGATAAATTTAAGGGTAAGCCAATAGATTTACGAAATCTCTTGATCCTCTATCCAAACCAAATGCACGTTGTTACCGTAGAGTCCACCGGCATTAAGACAATGAAGGATCTCAAAGGCAAGCGTGTTAGTACAGGTGCCCCAGGTAGCGCAACTGAAGTGATGGCTTTCCGCCTCCTCGAAGCAGCTGGCTTAGACAAAGACAAAGACGTTAAGCGCGAGCGTTTGAGCGTTGCAGAGTCAGTCAATGCTGTTAAAGATCGCAAAATCGATGCATTCTTCTGGGTTGGCGGCTTACCAACAGCGGCTGTGACAGATCTTGCCAACAGTCCAGGCATGAAAATTGTCATGGTAGACAGCGCTGCTGAAGTTCCTGCTATGAATAAAAAATATGGCAATCTCTATTTCCCAGCTGTGATTACAAAGCAAACTTATAGCGGCATGGAAAAAGATAACAATGTGGCAGCGGTTGCAAATCTGCTGGTTGTGAATGCCTCTATGCCAGATGCAGAAGCATACAAAATTGTTAAAGCTGTTTTTGATAATCAACTTGAACTGGTCCGCTCACATGCTGAGTACAGAAATATCAAGTTAGAGAACCAAAAAGCGAATGCTACACCGATTGCATATCATCCAGGCGCTTTAAAGTACTTTAAAGAAAAAGGCGTCAAAGTAAATTAA
- a CDS encoding TRAP transporter permease: MTQAAIDNETQEKLDAFIKQEEGDSNDYKGLLAIFITLVAVGMSLFHLYAAYSIVPTHQLRVVHVALVLFLVFLSFPIAARFKNKLMFWDVLLAVGSIAIAYYILAGGDDLMDRNTDPNSTDVMVGIALILIILEAVRRTNGMVLVTVTVLFLLYAFFGNYLPAPWTHKGYGLDRLVGYMYMSLEGIYGTAVDVSATLIILFTIFGAFLQFTGAGKFFIDFSFAAMGGKSSGVGRTIVLSSFLMGGPSGSGVATTVTVGSVAAPMLDKVGYEKNAAGGLLAAGGLGAIISPPVLGAAAFLIADFLKISYLDVLLMATIPTILFYLGLFVMVEIDVRKYGMKGIQFPSAESAWQLTKKYWFHFFSLISIVVFMMLGFSPVMSVFWATIVSALSSMLREDTAIIPWAWFRGKEPILSGIYQSNLVKALSSGSTGVLAIAATCAGAGLIVGTVTLTGLGLKFSSIVIQYAGGSLLLTAIFTALIVWIVGLAVPVTASYIICAVIAAPALINLGVPAFAAHMFIFYYAVLSEVSPPTALSPFAAAAICKGNPYKTTLQTWKYVAPAILVPFMFVLDESGVSLLLMGSTSALEQADWSQIAWISFTAVVGIICLAGGLQGWFIEKTKVFERVIMVISGVALAYPSTEADLIGFAGFGLVLITQFMTHYKMRPKAS; the protein is encoded by the coding sequence ATGACACAAGCTGCAATTGACAATGAAACACAAGAAAAATTAGACGCCTTTATTAAGCAAGAAGAGGGCGACTCAAATGACTATAAAGGCCTACTAGCTATCTTCATCACGCTAGTGGCAGTGGGCATGTCTTTGTTTCATTTATATGCAGCCTACTCGATCGTTCCAACTCACCAACTCAGAGTCGTTCACGTTGCTCTAGTCTTGTTTTTAGTGTTCTTAAGCTTTCCTATTGCCGCTCGTTTTAAAAACAAATTGATGTTTTGGGATGTTTTACTTGCCGTAGGCTCAATCGCTATCGCTTATTACATTCTGGCTGGTGGCGATGATCTGATGGACAGAAATACTGACCCAAATTCTACTGATGTCATGGTTGGTATTGCCCTCATCCTCATCATCTTAGAAGCTGTCAGAAGAACAAATGGCATGGTGCTCGTCACCGTTACAGTGCTTTTCTTGCTGTATGCCTTCTTTGGCAACTACCTCCCGGCTCCATGGACCCACAAAGGTTATGGCTTAGATAGGCTGGTAGGCTATATGTATATGAGTCTCGAAGGAATCTACGGAACTGCGGTCGATGTATCTGCAACCTTGATTATTCTTTTCACGATCTTTGGCGCCTTTTTACAATTTACTGGCGCAGGGAAATTCTTCATCGACTTCTCTTTTGCCGCCATGGGCGGTAAATCATCTGGAGTAGGCAGAACGATTGTTCTATCCTCATTCCTAATGGGTGGCCCATCAGGATCAGGTGTTGCTACTACTGTGACTGTTGGTTCGGTAGCCGCCCCAATGCTCGACAAAGTCGGATATGAAAAAAATGCAGCGGGTGGCTTACTAGCAGCTGGTGGCTTAGGAGCAATTATTTCTCCACCAGTACTGGGCGCGGCAGCATTCTTGATTGCTGACTTCCTCAAAATCTCCTATTTAGATGTGTTGCTCATGGCAACCATACCTACGATTCTGTTCTACCTTGGCTTGTTTGTCATGGTGGAAATCGATGTACGTAAGTACGGCATGAAAGGCATTCAATTCCCATCCGCAGAAAGTGCTTGGCAGTTAACTAAAAAGTATTGGTTTCATTTTTTCTCTTTAATATCCATCGTGGTGTTCATGATGCTGGGCTTCTCGCCTGTGATGTCAGTCTTTTGGGCGACCATTGTTTCTGCACTGTCTAGTATGTTGCGTGAAGATACTGCAATCATTCCATGGGCCTGGTTTAGAGGCAAAGAACCCATTCTTTCTGGGATTTATCAATCCAATTTAGTTAAAGCACTCTCGTCGGGCTCTACAGGTGTACTCGCGATTGCCGCAACGTGTGCTGGCGCAGGTCTGATTGTTGGTACCGTTACCCTCACCGGCCTTGGTCTCAAATTTAGTTCGATTGTGATTCAGTACGCGGGTGGCTCATTACTTCTCACAGCCATCTTTACAGCATTGATTGTCTGGATCGTCGGCCTCGCAGTACCGGTAACCGCTTCTTATATTATTTGTGCCGTGATCGCCGCACCAGCCCTCATTAACTTAGGTGTGCCTGCATTTGCTGCACATATGTTTATCTTCTATTACGCAGTGCTTTCTGAGGTTTCCCCTCCGACCGCCCTTTCACCTTTTGCTGCTGCAGCGATATGCAAAGGCAACCCGTATAAAACTACTTTGCAAACCTGGAAGTATGTTGCGCCCGCCATCCTAGTGCCATTTATGTTTGTACTTGATGAGTCTGGTGTCAGCTTATTGTTGATGGGCTCGACATCGGCCTTAGAACAGGCAGACTGGTCTCAGATTGCATGGATTTCATTTACAGCTGTAGTTGGCATCATTTGTTTGGCCGGCGGCTTACAAGGTTGGTTCATTGAAAAAACCAAGGTATTTGAGCGAGTCATTATGGTGATCTCTGGGGTAGCGCTAGCCTATCCTTCAACAGAAGCAGACTTAATTGGCTTCGCTGGTTTTGGCTTAGTACTCATTACTCAGTTCATGACCCACTATAAGATGAGACCTAAAGCATCTTAA